In one window of Limnohabitans sp. MORI2 DNA:
- a CDS encoding sugar ABC transporter permease has product MKLLGLLLNLLEPIFAMGQRLLGIHRLGWFFVAPNLLVFGIFCFLPILINLIYATTGGVNLIPTQRPFTGLENFQILFECRDYLDVSSCRKDVFWRAIFNTLKFSFFQVGLMVLFALITALVLNKKILGRGFWRGVFFYPVLLSPVVVALIWKWLLQSQGAFNAGLVALDLAPVEWLTQAKPAFFWAIFISIWAHMGFYTLILLAGLQAIPKDLYEAAQMDRASPWRTLRKITLPLLMPNLIVVLVLAAIRAIQIFDEVFVLTGGGPGSATTFIVQFIYQTGFAEQIHLYGLAAAASLALAAFLIVLTLAQLRLTRAQELGPKGK; this is encoded by the coding sequence ATGAAATTACTGGGTTTACTCCTAAACTTGCTAGAACCCATCTTTGCCATGGGCCAGCGTTTACTTGGCATCCATCGCTTAGGATGGTTTTTCGTCGCCCCAAATTTATTGGTATTCGGTATTTTTTGTTTCTTACCAATCCTAATTAACCTGATTTACGCCACGACTGGCGGCGTCAATTTAATCCCGACTCAACGTCCGTTTACTGGTCTTGAAAACTTTCAAATTCTTTTTGAATGCCGAGACTACTTGGATGTTTCATCTTGTCGCAAAGACGTGTTTTGGCGAGCCATCTTCAACACTTTAAAGTTTAGTTTTTTTCAAGTTGGACTGATGGTTTTGTTCGCCCTCATCACTGCCTTAGTTCTGAACAAAAAGATCCTAGGCCGAGGCTTCTGGCGGGGTGTTTTCTTTTATCCAGTCTTGTTATCACCCGTCGTGGTCGCGCTCATTTGGAAATGGTTGTTACAAAGCCAAGGAGCCTTCAATGCTGGGTTGGTTGCACTTGACCTTGCACCCGTTGAATGGCTGACCCAAGCCAAGCCAGCTTTCTTTTGGGCCATCTTCATTTCCATTTGGGCACATATGGGTTTTTACACGCTCATTCTGCTTGCAGGGTTACAAGCAATTCCCAAAGACCTCTACGAAGCTGCACAAATGGACCGTGCTAGCCCATGGCGTACTCTCAGAAAGATCACACTCCCCTTGCTGATGCCTAATTTAATTGTGGTCTTAGTACTTGCCGCCATTCGCGCAATTCAAATCTTCGATGAGGTATTCGTACTCACAGGGGGTGGGCCTGGCTCAGCCACCACATTTATCGTGCAGTTCATTTACCAAACTGGCTTTGCAGAACAGATTCACTTGTACGGGCTTGCAGCGGCGGCATCCTTGGCTTTGGCAGCTTTTCTAATTGTGCTCACACTCGCGCAACTTCGCCTAACTCGTGCCCAAGAATTGGGCCCCAAGGGTAAATGA